The genomic region GTCTCAAGTGCTTAACAGGAAAATTATCCAGTCAGATGAAGTTGCAGTGTTTGGTTTGCCACCTGAAAACAAGCATCTTCTCAGACCAACATCCAAAAAGAGATTACAGCTTCAGTGGAAATCCCCAACTCCACCTGCATGTATAGTATTTCCTGGTTATGTGATCTGTTGTCATTCCTGAAACTTGCAAAACAATTTTGCTGGAAAAGATACTAGTGGGATGGTTGAAGGTGTATTATGATatgtaaacaatgaaaaaataaataaatgttaagaTCTGATTCTTCCACACAAGGATGTGTCAAATGAACAGAATGTAAATGTTGTGTGGCCATGCAAAGCctgtcatatttattttctttaagtCCAGATAAAAACGTGAGATTTAAATGGTTTTGTTGTCAAGTTGGTTAAGTCTTTGCAAGTCGAGTCTAAACTGCAGGAGGTAGCATGGCCAGCAGTTCTCCGGTCTTTGATATCAAAGGGTCaccacagctctctctctcaaaggGCTTTGCTGaaacaggtgacaaattaaaggacaGAGACAACACAAATGCAGATGGGGtagtttgatgagtatgaaaatgaggTGAATCATATGCCACaaccttcacagtcaccagctTTCAACCCAGTTGAAAACCTGCTGTGTGGGAGGACTTGGAGTGGCGTGTCAGATGGcaccctccaccaccaccaccattaaaacatttttattttatttctcaccCATACAAAGAGCTCgagttcattttatttgttaaattcAAGTTAACAAGTGAAGAGAACAGCTGAATCAAAGGCATCTTTATGCAgcatttattaattattttattgcCTTTTTGAGCTTTTCTTGGGGTTTCCAGAGTCACTGACTCAACTCAGTGATCTTTATCAAGGCCAGTGTTGCAGTCAAATAACTAAACCTCGAGTCTCAAGTCGAGTCTCAAGTCAGAGTTTGAGTTTTAGCACTGTTACTGATGATATGCACGGCAATCAGGATGTACTATTGTATTAATCCAACCATAAATATCGTACACTGTATTATTAGAGCCTAAAAACTGACCAAAAAGAGTCCAAAAAGAGTCCTCATCTCCAACTTCTAAGTGCAAATGAAGTCAATGCTCCGGTCTGTCCAGTCTTAGCACTAACCATTACTGACGTTATGCACATGAATCGGCACGTATTATTGTATTAAAATAGTTTGCGATATCTTGCGCCAAATCATTAAGGTTGAGTGTTGGGTTTTTGTACGTATGGTCTATATGAAAACTGCCTCacgataacttctgttgtgttAATAAACTTAACTTGACCTGATCAGTGCTCAACTCCAAGTACTATAACACTGCTTGAGGCTGATGACTTAACAGGTTGTAAATGTAGGTAATGGATTCGTCAGTGATTTTTGATCAAGTGATTTTAGTTCATCCAGTTTCCAAAGCAAAATCATAATTTGATGCAGCACTTCACTGGGTAACAAATGGCATTATTCATCATCAATGATGCTGTTGTTGCTCCTGTTCATCAACCCCCCCACAGACCTCACTCACCACCACATAGCACTCTTTGTATCTGATGGCCTACAGCCCTAGGCAGGCAGCTAACAAAGCAATCTGTCAGTGTGACTAACCAGATAATTGTACCCGCAAAACTCCTGAGAGATGGTAAGTGAAGAAGGCAGAGGAGGCTGATGAGCAGCAAACGCATCACTTGCGTAGTTGTGGCCAATTAAGAGCAGATTTAAAAACCTCCCCGTCTGTCCTCTGTATTCCTCAGGTAGTTTCTGTGTCATGGAGACCGGTTTCCCCTCCGGTGGGACTCCCACGCTTGCAGGAGCTGTAACCAGAcacctgcttttgttttgtacaaGGCTCTCCAGGTGGATAAAAGAACAGATGAGGGTGGAGGTGGAAGgtggaaggaggggagggggtatATAGGAGGAGAGGCAGGTGCGTCACAGATCTTTGGTTTCAGCTATTTGGTCTCAGCGCAGGCAGGACGAtaagaggaagagcagaggaggcagacagaaaagGGAAGTGCAGCGGGGAAAGTTATTTTGCCTGTGAATCGAATACTTTTCTGACCAGAGCTGCAGCGAAGACGAAGGAGGACGGAGAGAGcaaacaggagagagggaggcttATATTTTACAAGAGGGCTACATCTTTTCTGATGCACTCGATCACCTGAGCACTCTGCAGCAGACAGCCGTTCATTCATCAGAGACTCAACGCCCGATAGCAAATATAATCAAACACTCAGGAGGACATGAAGACCGGCAAGAAATCCTTCATAGGTAGGTGTTCCTTTAATTTAGTGTTGTGAGATGTGTGGGGATTAATGTGCAGctgagaggctgcagaggaggatgCACCTTGAGACGTGTAACTTCTCCTCTCAGTCGTCTAAATACTGTCCTTTTTTGCCTATTCAACCATGTGACTCTTGTATGTTTATGACTGTTTAccatcccctcctcctttttgcATTCCCTCTGCTTTGCTTTGACGTCATCGCCTCCACTTAAATAGCTTTTTTGGCTTTGGTGGATTTAAAGCCACCATCTATAACCTCCTATGTCTGCTCCTGCATGTCTGGTTAATTTTGTAACGTCCAGCCCAGCGCCtgtcaccctcctctcctctcctctcctccctccctgcagcTCCCCTGCTCCTCATCTCATTTGTCAGCTGAGAGGATAAAAGCTGCTCCCAAGGCCTTGACATTGTAACCGGGAACTGAGAGAATCAGATGATCCTGGTGATCGCTGACGGcctgaaaaactgttttgttcCCAAGGATACAGGCacagaaaatctgaaaagcAAATTTTCCCCTTTGTAATGCGTCCTAAaccttaaaggaacagtcccacattttgggaaatacacttgttTCCTTTCTTGATGAGAGCTAGACAAAAACATCGATACCACAGCTAGAAgccagagccaggctagctttacacctgcttccagtctttcaggctaagctaagctaaccagctgctacCTGTGGCTTCATATGcactgtacagacatgacagtagtatcaatcttcttcatctaactctcagcaagaaagcaaaccCCAAAAAGTATTCCTTTAAGACTGACACCAAACCTGGACGTCTGCTTTGTAgtttagtttgtgtttcaggGTGTTAGCCACAGACAGATGTACATATTTGGCCTCCGCCCTGTAGTCTTGCAAAGCCGGCATATAAACTTAACTTCACTCACTGTGCTCTGGAAACACTCAGGGAGCATTTCTGGGGATTAGAGGCATCATGAGCGGAGGTAGAACAAAATTACTTTCCAGGCGATTGAATCAGACTTCAACCAATTTGCAGATTATTATAAACTGCACCTCATCTGCTCACTGAGCCTTCACTGCCTGTTCTCAAAAGGGAAAAACATGTTAAGAAATTCCTTTTAAATGATCTAAATCAGTTCCTGAATTAAtatgaaatgacaataaatcattcagtcacacaaacacacctcatGGATAATCTTTTGTTTAGTTCCTGTTGACAGTGTTCTGGAGATTTGAGGCCACAACTCGGCACTGGGTTCAAACTCATAACACAATGGCACTCATTGTCGTCATCGTATAAACCACTTCACACGCTTCATTGATTGGTTTGGTTTCCAGCCGCCGCACTCGATTGATTCTCCGCGGATGTTTTCCAGATGAAATATCTCACAGCAATAACTGACCTCATGAGGTTTACGCTGGATTTGCGGCAACTGTCAAAACTGAGCAGCCCATGAAACTGGATGTTTCACAGTGGAGGCTTTGCTGGCGAGTTAGCTTTTTGTGCTAGCCTGTGTGCTTCTGgggtgacagtgacagtttagAGGCTTTTTCTAAATGTCCAGCAGCCTGTTGCTCTATATAGAGTcttgtatatacacacagagggaggaaaaaggaacTGTGTTTTATACGGGAAGTCAGATTCATGATGCTCGGTTGACATGGGAGCTACAGTTGGTGAATGAAAGTCTGGTGCTCTGAATGATGAAAAATGGTTTTCTTATCTGCTTCCTTTTCTCTAAGTTTGCAGTAATACACAGGAAATCTGCTGTACAGAGTCACATACAGCACTGGTATAAACTTCTAACTGAGCAAACACATATCAGACTGGCACTAATATCAGAGTGCATGGTGAAAAAACTCATCTTATAATCATGATGGTAATTATAGCAGTAACAGCAgtcacattaaaataattaaatgaggCTTTGTGGTTCCAAACAGGCAGGATCATCCCAACTTACTTGGCAGcaaattaaagttaaagttaagttATCATGGAATAATttggctgcagtgtgtgtgtctgagtcaTCGCACAAGAGAGAGCAAACATTTCTATCTGTTTTATTAGATGAAGCAGGCACATGAGCAGCCATCTAATCCCcgtggagaaaacagaaaaaccacatcTCATCTCCTGCCTGAGAATTCAggagggagacaaagacagagtaATTCTAACTccgtatttatttatttatttttttcgtGAGCCAAAATCTGCTCCTCTCGCTGGAGGCCTGGGGCTGCCACTGCGATGCCGAGTAGACCGCCACCTCCGGTTGgcgtgtctctctctctctgcggtTCTCTGTATGAGTAAGTGCTAAGCACTGATAGTACTGTATGTGAGAGAATGATGCAGGCCGCAAGCTCAAAAAACGAAAAGAGGAACTGCAAGGAGATGAGGTTTCTGCAGAACTCTAATGACACTGGCATGACTGTGTGGGTGCGAAAGGCTCCTCGGAGTCAGTCAACAAGACCCACAGTAATTAGAAATCCTGCATTCTCATTAGCCAGCAGACCTCCTCCCAGGCTTACAGTTGGTCACTGAGGACCTGCCTGTATGAGTCATTCACCCACCTTCTGCTGCCTCCTACCCACTACACTGGAGGTAAGAGCAGGTAGCAGTTTAGTATTCGATTAGCCTCATTTTGAGCTTCTCATACAGCTTTGAGTCTCACAGTTAAGCATCTAattttatgaaatattaaaaacctACTTTACTGCTGCTCTGGAGGCACTGGTAACTCACTATGTAGCATTTACAAGCTGTATATACACATGAGAGAGATGAACTGGGGCTAAGAGAGAGCCTGTACTCATGTGGAACAAGTGGCATCACCGCCACCGCCACTGCCGTCGAGGCCGGGGAGGGATGATCGACAGCTCCCCGTGAGAGTTAGAGAGGCTTTTACTGGATCCACTGGGCAGGTGACTCACACAACTACTTGTCAGCGAGCGGAAGCGCTGCTCAGCATCAATCACATGATTGGACAGAGCGATGGAAAAGCAGGGAGGCGGCCTTTGTGAAGGTGCTAAACAAAAACCTGATTAATGtcgtgtgagagagagacagagagaaactgcgAGAAGGCATTTCTGATGCATTTGTGGTGATCTGACACTTCCTACAGGATGGAAAATCTTTAATTTATGAGCATGAGAGCTGAAATCATTTGttatttaatcagttaatcaactgGCATAAAATTAATCAGCGACTACACTGCTAATTAAGTGATCATTTAAGCTAAAATGACAAATAAGTGACATTTCCAGCTTCTTAAAGCTTCTTTCCCTTGTcttaaattacagtaaaatgaaCTCTGCAggctctgaaaacaaaaagacgTCATCTTAGAGTCatttttcctgacatttaaTAGTTCACACCACCGatacagaaaataatctgcagattaactgataaaaaacatcaaaactttAGCGGTAGCCCTGATCAACACAGGACAGATTTAGTCAGACTGCCAAGAATGTGAGACTCCTTTTCACACTGATCTATGCGTCACTTTTCTTAGTCAGAAAAAGCTTCACACTGTCAAAAGAGGAAGCACCACCACTTCAACCAGCTGTGATTTTGCTTTGCAGCACTTGACTTTTCCATCACATGTTTTGACTGTTCCGTCGCAACAGAAATGATGCAAATCAAAGACAGAAGTGGCATAGGAATAACAGGAACCACCCTGGTCATGTTTATCCTTGTGTAAGTTACCAGAGATGATGACATGATACACTTGAATAATTCAGAGAGAGACTACATGAGGTGAGGGAAAAAGCACCGCACAAAGCCTGAGAGGTGTCGGTGTCATGCAATTGGAtctggtgtgtttctgtgtaaacagagctggagctgagctCTGAGTGCTCGATCAGGATTCCTCCTGGGTACGACATGATTCACCACTGACCTGCACCAGCCAGTTTCTGTTTGGGCCTACACCACAGATAAGGCACTTGACTTCCTCTTTCTTTAGCACCAGAACTACCAATCCCGTGGTGTCTCACTTCCTATAAATTATGCATGAGTGTCACATGTCAAACAGGGGACAAAACCCAGGAGTTCCCCACTGACACATGAATGAATCTCTAAAGCAGGTGTTTATGAGAACAGTACTGGAAGGAGTACTCAGATCTTTTACATAAGTGAAAGTAGAAGAGCTGCAGCGATGAGTCGATTAACTAGTTAGctgatcaacaacaacaataggTCATCAATAGGGCATTTGTCTGTGTCAGAGTTCCAgtaagtgcttgtttttgccactgacagactcagattgttattataagtgtctgacaacattgtGGATAGGATATCTACAGAGATCGACctttttatcaaagaggaaaatCCTTTTCGTTTAAGCAGAAACGTCCCCATATATCACTActagactccattgacaaaaacagtaattttaccgagcagagcGCAGGAACTGCTGGATTACCTGCTCCCTGCTccttttagtttgtttgtgctattgtgtgactttctgtagtggaagaagtattcagatcttgTACGCAAGTAAAAAATactacacaataacacaaataaacaaactgatCGTGGCCAGCAACTGCTGTgctctgctcggtaaaattactgtttttgtcaatggagtctggtagtgatatatggGGACGTTTCTGCTTAAACGAAAAGGATTTTCCCCTTTGATAAAAAGGTCGATCTCTGTAGGTATCCTATCCacaatgttgtcagacacttataataacaatctgagtctgtcagtggcaaaaacaagcacttacTGGAACTCTGACACAGACatagcgatgtttctggttagataaaaaggtctgtctctgtgggaACCATACCCATAATGTGGTAACACTCACTGGAAAATTTTCTATGTggctcactctcctcctctggcAGTATAGCTATCTGCATTATGGCACAGTTATGTAACTTACAGGGTTAGTGGACCAGATCTCTGACAGCTGGACCGATCACTGCCTGAGCTTAGAGGAGCCTGATGTCATGTGCAATTTCTCTGAATTTACGTAATTCTGCCGTGTCAAGTCACCTTCAAAACCCTGACCTTATCAGCCCCAGGAATCCAGTAATTATTTAGAATGCAAAAGCACATGTTGATTTCTGCAAATTGCTCGGATTTATCGGCGAAATTATGTTCTCTAACCTTTATGTGGGTTACTGGGATCAGAGACTGCAGCTGTTGCAGGGTGGTGAGAGAGATGCACCAGTCGTGACATACATTTCTCCAcgtcctttcaaaataaaagagctGCAGGGGAAGATTGGGAGCTGCCCATTTTTGGGTTTGTGTGCagtcaaaaaaaggaaaagagtaTCAGCTTTGGTCTGcagttctcctcctcctccataatAACTGACTTCAATCCCTTTGTATGTGAAGCGATTACAGTCAGCGGGAGTTTTCCATTGacagaagatgaggaggaggaggaggaggtgggagtgtGAGGGGGGTccttcaccctccctcctcctcctcctctgcggTGACTTCTCTTCGTCATccacccccgcccccccccccccccccctcgccTTCTGTGCAGAGAATGGTTGCAGCGGAATCCCGTGACGTCACGCCTGCCAAGTGGTTGCCCTGGTTACAGCGGTTGACGAAAGAGAAGGGGGTGTGGcctcacccctcccctctctgtctctctgtaccACGTgttctgtatatatatatatatataaacactggCCGAGGCGCTCGGTGGGCAGCAGTATCGCAGAGCGCAGCGCGGTCGGTTGAGCCCTGCGCGTTTTTACCGGGACACGACACGTTGAAGTCAGAGATAACTGACGACCAGAAGAGAACCACTAAGGAGCTATTACTTTCCGTTTCTGTTTTTTACCCTCTGTGTTTATATTGGATATTTGTTTATCGCTCAACATGGCCGTGACTGAAGCTGGATGTGATCTAACTTACTGCAAAATGAGGGGGATTGTAGCCGTTCTTGCCGGTGAGCGACATAATTGACACAATTATTACAGTACTACAATAGACAGGCATCAGTAAAGCCATGCATTTTTCAGCAAACCTTACTAACCGtgatatatttattaatatgtGTTGACTGGTAATTAAACATAACTGCAAAGTGCTTTTGTGTTCTACTTTCATATAAATATTGTAGAAAATCCACATAAATCGCTTGgaataataacaacaaatctGCATAAAATTCGAAAAAAAAAGAGGCGGTTTGCGTTGCAATAAGAGTGTAGGATGGAAAATGCTTTGTTGGCCATCACTACTGTTGGTATCTGAATGAGTGACCCAAGTGGTTGCATAACCTATAAGCCCGCAGCATTAGAGGTCTATGCACAACACGCAAATCTACCCTTTAACAGGATATTTGGAACTCGCAAACTGCGGATTACACAGCTCCCAAcactgatattttcttttctaatgGAAATCTTTGCATCGTCTGTGTTGAGTGATACTGTATGATGGGTGATGCTGATGTAAATGTCcccatcccctccctccccttttgCAGCTTTCAtcaaggagagaaaaatggggCTGAATGACTTCATCCAGAAGCTGGTGTCTACCCCACATATCTGCCAACAGTAAGTATTTCCATCAAAGAGGATGTTCTGTTATGTAAAAATGTTGGATTTGGATGGAAAATTGGCTTCAAAATGAGGCGCAAAGAGCATCTCTGGGCATCAGTAACTTCCTGATCATTAGCCCATTCACCATCAGTGTGCAATGTGCCAATCCAATCAGCCACCTGAGTTTGGCAGGACATTCTGTGAAAAGTATAATCTGAGTCCAAGAAGCCAGGGTAAGAATAGTCCTTTCATGACGAGCCTGTTGACAACCTCTCCACTGCGTAATCACCTTTCCAGCAAATCCCCTCTGTCCCCTAGACGAGGATAAACCAATTATTACATGATACATGGCTTGGCCCATCACACTGTCCTGAACTCCCGCGGCCTGCCCTCCAGGATCAGGGTCTGGCGGCTGTTGGAAAAATACCTGAGCACCGCACCTGTCCCCCCTCCAGATGCTCCTCCTTGAGGGGGGAATAAAAAGGGCGTCTGAGCTGGACCCACTGAGTCCTGCAGAGCCGTCTGAACCCTCTTGTCATGGGGTCAGCGGCTTAAGCTGTTCCTCAGACAGGTTAGGTAGTTACACCCCGAGCCTTCACTAAACTTGACCTGTCTGGAAGTTTCAGACGGTCATTTACAAACCGACGGGGAGCATTCACTGAGCTCCCCAGGCTCAAAAACTGCTTTGAATCCTGTCGACACAAGTCAAAAATGTAATCCTCCAGACTGAATCAAGTCTtgaaaacataaacactgaGCCATACTGTAAAATTGTTAAAAACCCATCTTATAACTatgccatttttctttttcccccagTGTTGAAGTTAACAGTCTCCTGAAGATTGATGAGAATCAAAATGAGGAGGTGGAAAATAGTCAACTTCCCGATAGTCCGGTAAGAAGACACTGTTCCctgactgactgtgtgagtCATTTTCTTTCCAAAACATAGCAGTGTATTCATTATTTCCTCCACTTCATTATCTTCTAGTTGTGCCGAAATTCCCGAAGTTCACTGGCTGAGGACACTCAGTAAGTATCCTTAAAAAATCTCcttattttaaatgtcagcagCTACCATTTTGTTAAGAAACATGCAGCAAAAATCCTAAATTTCTGCCTGTTTCTCCACGTTAGGATCAAACCCTGTGATTTTGACTACCTCAAAATCATCGGTAAAGGCAGCTTTGGAAAGGTgagtttgtctctctgtctaacTTTCTCTTACATAACTCTTATCTATCGCCGCTGTTCACACCATCACTGATGCAAATGTTTGCTCTATGACAGGTTCTGCTGGCTCGACACAAAGAGTCCACCAATTACTATGCTGTCAAAGTGCTGCAGAAGAAAATCATCCTGAAGAAGAAGGAGGTAAGAGCCTTAGATGTGTCTTCACGGCTTCTTTAACTCAATTTCTATCAGTTGTATGAGATCAAATGCCACTAAGATGAATGAAGAGTGTAatatattttctcctcctcctcttagcAAAAGCATATCATGGCTGAGCGCAGTGTGCTGATGAAGAACATCAAGCACCCCTTCCTGGTGGGGCTGCACTACTCTTTCCAGACTACTGACAAACTGTACTTTGTGCTGGACTACGTTAATGGTGGAGAGGTAAGCCACAGTCTCACACCACCCAGAAAAACCTTGCAAAACTGAATCAGGTCACATTTACATCTGTTTGAAGTAGATGTTGacagactgtttttttccctctccagcTGTTCTACCAtctccagagagagaggatcTTCCTGGAGCCCAGAGCCAGGTTTTACGCTGCTGAAATTGCAAGTGCACTTGGCTACCTCCACTCCCTGCACATTGTGTACAGGTAATGAACAAGCCTACAGCACCCCCTAGTGGACAAATGTGAACATAATCTGGAAGAGGTGCTTAAGAATAACATATTAGCTCTGGTGCATTTTAATTGaacctttcctcttttgtctttACAGGGACCTGAAACCTGAGAACATCCTGTTAGACTCACAGGGCCACATTGTCCTGACAGACTTTGGTCTCTGCAAGGAAGGCCTCGATCCCAATGGTACCACAACAACTTTCTGTGGGACACCAGAGGTACAAAACAAATCTCTAGACTGTTGTACATCCTCATtagcaaaacagaaacacaacttaGGAggataaattataaatattagaCTTTCATTGactttctcctgtttctcaCAGTACCTGGCCCCCGAGGTCCTCCAGAAGCAGGCGTACGACCGCACTGTCGACTGGTGGTGCCTGGGATCTGTGCTATATGAGATGCTCTACGGACTTGTAAGTGAAACCTGTGACTTTACGCCTGTGCATAAAACTCCCCTGgttgtttttattcatcaaatAAACTCAATTTGCTGTCATCACTTTTGCTCCGCAGCCTCCGTTCTACAGTCGCAACACAGCTGAGATGTACAACAACATCCTGCACAAGGCTCCGGTGCTCAAGCCCAACGTGTCAAACGCAGGCCGGGAGCTGCTGGAGGGGCTCCTGCAGAAGGACCGCACCAAGAGGCTGGGAGTGAAGGATGATTTTGTAAGTGCGCACAGCTGACTCTTGAACTTACAAACCACATCCAGCTTGAGGCTTGTTTTCTATCAGTTTGCTCATCTAGAATTTTTCTTTCCCTGCAGCTTGAACTCAAGTACCATTCCTTCTTTTCTCCGATTAACTGGGATGACCTGATGGCCAAGAAGATCACGCCTCCATTCATTCCCTCAGTGGTACGTTCATACCAGGACTCTAACCAATAATAACGTTCAttatcaactaatcatttcatcTACTTAAGtcagaaaatagagagaaataTCCCAGGGCActatgtgacatttttgtgacattataTTATGGCCATACCAGCCATTAAGTTGATGTCTTAAATTGTTGTGCTTAATCCAACCAGCAAGCAAAACCtcaaaatatttagtttactgTCATCAAAGCAGAAAATATAAGCATTTAAGAGGATGCAACCTGTGATTTACACTTTAAAATGCCTGTGATAAAGTACCCTGTTGTCAAATTGCTGCTAGCTAACTGACagttaattgtttcagctccacaatcatataaaacacagaacagcagCAAATCTTGACATTTAAAAGGCTGGAAGCAGATAATGTTTGAGtcatgaaaaatgacttaaatcaGGTCCCAAACAATGTATTACATAATGCTTAGTGGTAATCAGCTACTAGTGTTCTTTCTAATTCCTTCCTCTTTCGTTTCACAGTCCGGACCCACAGACCTCCGACATTTCGACCCCGAGTTCACCCACCTGCCCGTGTCCTCCTCCCTGTGCACTGACACCCAGACTGTGACAAGCAGCATCAAGGAAGCAGCTGGAGCCTTCCCGGGCTTCTCTTACGGGCCTCCGGCAGAGCACTCCTTCATGTGAACGCCAACATCTCCGCCCCTTCTGTCCCTGGGAATGAACCAAGAAAACAGGACAAAAGCTCTGGATTAAGAGTCTTATTTTGGACGGGGGGTGGGAGAAGACCACACCGGAGCAGCTCTGTTACAAGTGAGCCCTGAAGAGGGGATCTAACGGACAACTTGGGCATGAATGGGGCAGATTTTGAGGGACGACTAGTGTACAGATGGGGACTCTCATGTTACAACACCACTGGCCCTCTCCTGCCTCATCCACCCTAAACTACAATATACGTGTGCCAAGTATGGATGCACTCTGGGGTCATAAAACATCATTCTCTGATGGCCTCACAGCTACTGGT from Lates calcarifer isolate ASB-BC8 linkage group LG3, TLL_Latcal_v3, whole genome shotgun sequence harbors:
- the si:ch211-195b13.1 gene encoding STKc_SGK domain-containing protein, translating into MAVTEAGCDLTYCKMRGIVAVLAAFIKERKMGLNDFIQKLVSTPHICQHVEVNSLLKIDENQNEEVENSQLPDSPLCRNSRSSLAEDTQIKPCDFDYLKIIGKGSFGKVLLARHKESTNYYAVKVLQKKIILKKKEQKHIMAERSVLMKNIKHPFLVGLHYSFQTTDKLYFVLDYVNGGELFYHLQRERIFLEPRARFYAAEIASALGYLHSLHIVYRDLKPENILLDSQGHIVLTDFGLCKEGLDPNGTTTTFCGTPEYLAPEVLQKQAYDRTVDWWCLGSVLYEMLYGLPPFYSRNTAEMYNNILHKAPVLKPNVSNAGRELLEGLLQKDRTKRLGVKDDFLELKYHSFFSPINWDDLMAKKITPPFIPSVSGPTDLRHFDPEFTHLPVSSSLCTDTQTVTSSIKEAAGAFPGFSYGPPAEHSFM